One window from the genome of Bacillus alveayuensis encodes:
- a CDS encoding DeoR/GlpR family transcriptional regulator of sugar metabolism (product_source=COG1349; cath_funfam=1.10.10.10,3.40.50.1360; cog=COG1349; pfam=PF00455,PF08220; smart=SM00420,SM01134; superfamily=100950,46785), protein MYTILPEERKNAIIQELERTGKVKVLDFAEKFQVSPETIRRDLVILEEKGLLKRVYGGAVKKSYQAGEPPFLHRTTVNQEAKIKIGKAAANLIEDGDTVIIDVGTTMLEFAKAIENKEGITIMTNSLPVCSVLTEALNVKKFSGNVLLLGGQLNPKQQSIGGRLTEKMLEEFHVDKAFISAGGVSIDGGVSDYDLTESAVSQAMIQASKEVILLADYSKIGVDAFCKICPLEKVDVLVCDQPLPKGWENNKKINGINWVTAT, encoded by the coding sequence GTGCTTGATTTTGCCGAAAAATTTCAAGTCTCACCTGAAACAATCCGCCGAGATTTAGTTATTTTAGAAGAAAAAGGACTGTTGAAACGTGTGTATGGAGGTGCGGTGAAAAAATCTTACCAAGCAGGAGAACCTCCATTTCTGCATCGTACAACCGTGAACCAAGAAGCAAAAATCAAAATTGGAAAAGCAGCAGCCAACCTCATTGAAGATGGAGATACGGTGATCATTGACGTAGGTACGACGATGCTGGAATTTGCCAAAGCGATCGAGAACAAAGAGGGAATTACCATTATGACCAACTCACTCCCAGTCTGTTCAGTCTTAACAGAAGCATTAAATGTAAAAAAGTTTTCAGGGAACGTTTTGTTATTAGGTGGACAACTGAACCCGAAGCAGCAATCTATTGGTGGAAGGTTAACGGAAAAAATGCTTGAAGAGTTTCATGTAGATAAAGCGTTTATATCAGCAGGTGGTGTATCGATTGATGGTGGTGTCAGTGATTATGATCTTACTGAATCAGCTGTTTCACAAGCGATGATTCAAGCCTCTAAAGAAGTGATTTTACTTGCTGATTATTCCAAAATTGGGGTAGATGCTTTTTGTAAAATTTGCCCTCTTGAAAAAGTAGATGTCCTTGTATGTGATCAACCTCTACCTAAAGGATGGGAAAATAATAAGAAAATTAACGGGATTAATTGGGTGACAGCAACATAA
- a CDS encoding histidinol-phosphatase (PHP family) (product_source=KO:K04486; cath_funfam=3.20.20.140; cog=COG1387; ko=KO:K04486; smart=SM00481; superfamily=89550; tigrfam=TIGR01856), whose amino-acid sequence MKVDYHVHLEEGPYSFNWWKRTVRAIEQFIPIKLEPHSKEWMYEQTKIMNRRMGDGSFSSYWLDFYLQQAKKLGLQEVGIVDHLYRFKEMKPYYEKYMHLENDELGLLQEKWLSQVSTESMATFISFIEREKGKWEKEGVRLKLGIEADFFPGCEEELSNILAPYHWDYVIGSVHFYNGWGFDNPDTKDYFNKYDLRALYYRHFQVVEEAISSKLFDIVAHLDNLKVFGFRPNENDLRVYYQKIAKALKEHDVATEVNTGLAYRYPIQEMCPSPDFLKILAQYDVDITTSSDAHFPDDVGAFLDEARERLKESGFKQIVTFDQRIKKIVELC is encoded by the coding sequence ATGAAAGTAGATTATCATGTGCATCTAGAGGAAGGACCGTACTCATTCAATTGGTGGAAGCGGACGGTCCGAGCCATCGAACAATTTATACCAATCAAGCTTGAACCTCACTCAAAGGAATGGATGTATGAGCAAACGAAAATCATGAACCGAAGAATGGGAGACGGATCTTTTTCTTCATATTGGTTAGATTTTTATTTGCAGCAAGCAAAAAAGCTCGGGTTACAGGAAGTTGGAATTGTTGATCATCTTTATCGGTTTAAAGAAATGAAACCTTATTATGAAAAATATATGCACTTAGAAAATGATGAACTTGGGTTGCTGCAAGAAAAATGGCTGAGCCAAGTTTCGACGGAATCAATGGCAACATTTATTTCTTTCATTGAAAGGGAGAAAGGGAAATGGGAAAAAGAAGGGGTTCGGCTCAAATTAGGCATTGAGGCAGACTTTTTCCCAGGGTGTGAAGAGGAGCTTTCCAATATTTTAGCTCCCTATCATTGGGATTATGTCATTGGCTCCGTCCACTTCTACAACGGTTGGGGTTTTGATAATCCTGACACGAAGGATTATTTTAACAAATATGATTTGCGAGCTCTTTATTACAGGCATTTCCAAGTGGTCGAAGAAGCGATCTCTTCAAAACTATTTGATATTGTAGCTCATTTGGATAATTTAAAAGTTTTTGGATTCCGGCCAAATGAAAATGATCTTCGTGTGTACTATCAAAAAATCGCAAAAGCCTTAAAAGAGCATGATGTTGCAACAGAAGTCAATACGGGTCTAGCTTATCGTTACCCAATTCAAGAGATGTGTCCGAGCCCAGACTTTTTAAAGATATTAGCCCAATATGATGTAGATATTACGACTTCATCAGATGCCCATTTCCCAGATGATGTAGGAGCATTTTTAGATGAGGCAAGAGAACGCTTAAAGGAGTCTGGTTTTAAACAAATCGTGACATTTGACCAAAGAATAAAGAAGATAGTCGAATTATGTTAA
- a CDS encoding chaperonin cofactor prefoldin (product_source=COG1382; cath_funfam=1.20.5.340; cog=COG1382; smart=SM00150; superfamily=57997), whose product MEDITLKTILQALKEHSEHIDKRFDRLESRMDSLESRMDNLESRMDGLENKFFTLQQNMDERFNRLEKKVEGIRVDLTDTQETLDFVSIKTLKHEKKLREM is encoded by the coding sequence TTGGAAGATATCACATTAAAGACGATCCTACAAGCCTTGAAAGAACATTCAGAGCATATCGATAAAAGGTTTGACAGACTTGAATCGAGAATGGACAGTCTAGAATCAAGAATGGATAACCTTGAATCGAGAATGGATGGCCTAGAGAATAAGTTTTTTACACTTCAGCAAAATATGGATGAACGCTTTAATCGGTTAGAGAAAAAAGTCGAAGGAATACGAGTTGATTTAACAGATACACAAGAAACGCTTGATTTTGTTTCCATCAAAACATTAAAGCACGAAAAAAAGCTTAGAGAAATGTAG